The genomic stretch CATGCTAAATCAACAGTTGTACGTAGGTGTCCATCTATTGAAAAATGCAGCAATTTATAGTGAATAAAAGTCAGCCTAGACTTTGATGAAGAAGATTATGGGCTTTGTGTAAGAAACAATCACTCTCTATACACAGTATGTTGCTAAACTACACATAATGGCAGATGTTCCATCATGGAGGGTCACACCTAgatgttttcattcagaaacaGGAGAGATGTTTCCGTTTAATTTAAAACACCTAAGTTATTTAAGAATTGAGAATCCAGAATGACTAGCCCTGAATACTTTCATGAATATACTCACAGCCCTACTTATAAATGGGCTAAGACACACCAGAGAATCTGAATCAGTTAATGCTTATGTGTTGTGCTTTTCAAGTTGTGAACAGCAGTGTTGACTTCCGTACCTATGCAAAGCCCCAGAgcattctaaaaataaacttttatttaaaagggaagaaaatcctGACCACAAACCTATAGTTTTTTACATTGCAAAGAATAACCCTATATCTGAACCAAACACAACTATCTGCATGCTTGTTGGCAGCCCACCTGAatcaactttttatttcaaattaaagcCTGAAACAAAATCAATCCACCAGAAAAAAGGTAGTACTTTTCTTTGCCAGGAGATATTATATGTAAGATGCCTAAGCATTTTTAGtcgctgctggcagagctgtaCTACTATGTTGTGTCAAATTGATACAAAATCTGAATAAAGGCATTAGATCTGACCTGTAGAACTATGCTTTCATGTCCATATATTAGGAATgtagagaactttttttttctaatataaacTAGGTTACTTAGAAATCTGTTACACAATCTGAATAATTCAGTACATTTAAGAGCGCCAGTATTTGTAAAGTTGAGAAATTCTGAGGATGCTATTGTGGTTTCCATTACagagataaaaaatattcttgccCAACATAATTACCTCTGTAAGCACCAAAGCAAATATTCTTGCCCAACATAATTACCTCTGTAAGCACCAAAGCATGACATTagtacaagaaaacagaaataaattgctctggaaaaaaaaaaaaaaaaaaaaaaaaaaaaaaaaattcttcaatatattttgtttccaaTCTGTAGattcacaaattaaaataaataaaataaaataaaataaaattatccttCACAGGCAGTAGCTAACTGCTTTATTATCAGGAAACCCATTTACTGGTAGTTTtttgatttacaaaaaaaatggactGAGGAACTATTTGTGTGAAATTCTGCGTTCccctattttgttttcagtgagtACTTATGACTCATGCAGTGGCTTCCAGAGTCTGTAGATAAGGCCTCAAGTAATTAGATCAAATACAGTCAAAAGTAACTGGACTAAGTACATACTTTAAAAGATTGAAGCTGAAAAGCTCACACTTCCATTATTTTCACTAGCAGTAGATGCACaaggaaaacatatatatatatatgtatgtttacaAAAAGGTAAACATATACATATGAACTGTTACCATGAGTAGAGAttctcaaatgtattttttaaacataaaattgaCGGGATCTTAAGCCATTCTTGCCAACATTCCCAATCAGGCAATCACAGAcgctttctgcattttctacgtttctttttcttctcttctggaTATGTCCTGTTACTTTAACAGCATAGAATcttgctcattttattttcattttgccttttcatttcctcttgtcaCTGAGGAAAATACCTTCTTATTACTTAACAGTAACTGAAATCACCAAAAACTCACCaacaagaaacttttttttccttctggaactGCAAGAGCTATCGCACATGATGGAAAAGCTTATgaacaaattaatttgcttCCCAGTTATGATAGAGGTTGCTATTAGGAATATCTGGTAGAAAGATATACCATCTGCATAGAGTGGTATGTAGAAGGACTGGGTGTTTTCATAAAGACCGGTTGTGAGGGACTGATGTTAGCTAATTAAAGCAAAGTCTCTGGGCATTCTGGAACTAAAAAGGTCGTGGACTCATGAATTCATTTAGGCTTTCCCTTAAGGTTGCTTGATTCCTAcgttctgctgctgccagtaaGTATAAAACCTAAATGATATGagcaaaaaggggaaataataGTCAAATGTGACTTCCTAAGGCTGAgccatgaatatatatatatatatatagggcAGTGACTGAGATCTTTTCTTTACAACTGTCAAGTATTGCCACTGTCAGAggtacagtatttttaaaggcttttttttttttttttttggttaaggTGTGTGAATTGATCTAATAGATGTGTATCAATGTCTCACTAGTAAAAATCACATGGCATATCTGTACATTCTGAATCTTTTCTCCATGGACTGGAGAAATTTAGTTAGTCCCtgctaaaacaaaaattcaggtatttcctggggaaaaaaaaaaaaagaggctacATAGGTGCATTtgaagaatgaatgaataataTAGTAACTGCCAACTAGTCCTATTCACAAGAAAGTCTCTGTATATTAACAGAAACTCCACGTGTCTCTCCTGATACACAGACTGAACAGGTCATGATTACTAAAGGAATGAAATATTGCagcatttaaaatcaattttagagatttttaagggaacatcttttttttttttttttttttttttttttttttcttttttcagccATTTCACAATCTTAGATTTTCAGAGAAGACCACTTGAAGCTCTCTGGTTGCTAGACTTGCATTTGCACAACCATAActtcagcatttatttctactttaCTGAAGTTACAAAATGATGACCTAAATAACCTCCAGGAGCACcaagagactttttttctgccaaCTCATTCTCATGTTTTTAGATTAAATAAATTCAACATAGCCAAATTGCTCGCTTTGGATAATAAGTGATTACaaatgaactgcattttttttttctaagaatgaAAGCAACTAGGTCCATTTCTCGCAGAGTGAATagttaaaatgataaaattataAGAACTGCTTTGGTTGGTATAGCTTAACAACTCATTTCGTAGAATGGGAGTACAAATTCCTTATTCTTGCATGAGTGTGGAAGGAATATTACATTCCTAGgaatattatattttaaggGAGATGTAAGTGCAAATTTTTAGGAACAGATAAAGGAAGCATGGATGGAGAAGATAAAATTCACTAGAATTACTTCACACAGTGGCTCAACAACTCTGGCTTACTCAAgatgctgcaggaaaagcaatGCACTCCATGTGATCCAGAGGACTGCAGGCTCACCAGCCTGACCCCAGTAACAGCTGCTTGCCAGAAGCCAAGTGGGAAAATTATTGTTAACATGTTTACTTGGATGTACCACATTCAGACTCCCATAGTGTAAATTTTCCTGATTAACCTCTAGATCTGCAGTTGTCCTCATCTTTGGGTTTGTACATGTGCTGCCTGCCTCTAACATGTAACTTGCAGCACAGATGCAGCACGGTTGCATACTCTGGGGCAGAGATCCAGGAAACTTCCAACCGTTGACACCACATTTCAATTTTAGTCCTTTATAATGCCAGTACCCCTTATTTCTACTGCTTGAAAGCTGGCTTGATTGTATAACCCTCATAAATACTTGTTTTGTGGATCAAAGCAGCATACTTCCAGCATTTCTACTTCAACAGAATTTGTTgaataaaagttttttattCCCACTTTTTCACTTCACTCTGGCTTCTGAATGATCAGATATCTggacagagaagcaaaaatggCATCCCAGAAGTGCTACTCCCATCtttgttagtatttttaataacGTAGGAAGAACTTCCCAGTCAGTGCCTAGGGACTGAAAAGATAGGGGAGTGGCTTGATAAGATTTGCTTCAATTTAGAGTAAAAAGTATGTCAAGAGTGCACACCCTGTTTTTCTGCGAAGTACTCACTGACAAGGCTGCTGAGCAatggtgaagaaaatgaaatagcacAAGCTAAACAAAAAGCGTAagcaataacattttataaTCTTGCTTTGGgagttccagctcctgctccacagtctcacaattttcaaaaattgttaCAAAAGGCTttaaattattagaaaaaaaaatattttacaactCACCGAACCAAAATGTTTATGGATTAAAACAATAAAGAGTTTCACTGCATAGGTAATAATGACTGGTCTATAACTCATGTAGAAATGTGGTCATAAGCTGCACTATCTACTTTATCTCAGTGCAAGCTCTCCAGAGGGTGAAGAGTAAGTAAAGATTATTTTGAGGAAGGGACCCATTCAATATACCcaatttttgtaaaaattgGTAATGTCCTCAGCAGCAAAGATCAAATGGTTCTGCTTCATAGACATGGATCTGGCTGCCAAAAAGAGAAGGATCATTCTGAGCTGTCAGCGCCGCTCAAGCACTAATTACTTAAACTCACTTGTCAGTATTACTCCTGGTAAGGTAACTCCTGCGAGGATACTTCTAAAGCTTTCACAACAGCCAGCTAAGTTAGCACTATCtcagcagttttgtttgtttataaaatgatCATCCACCAGGCTTCTGAAAAGCTCATCCAAGTGCTTTGAGGGACACTGTAACCACTTTGGAATGTCCTGTTCTGAGGGCTGGATCTTCAGTGATTTGTCCAGCAtggaaaaacagagataaagCTGTAGCTGGTGAAAGACGCTCCAACCTCTTCCTAACTATAGCTCTCACAACTCAGTTACTGGCCACTGAGAACTCTAATTTCACTCCTTGTATTTAAAGCTTAGGTAAACGTCTACAGAGGTTTATGTCTAGAGTGCTGCTCTCAAAGGAGATGAATGATACAGCAGCTATGACAGAGGTTGCTGAGTAGTCATGCATTACAGGCATAATACAGGCAGGAGGCCATTTCTGCTTCTCCAAAGTAATGTGTGAGTAGTCCAGTTTTCTACTTTGTAGGTTCTTACAAACCTGAAGTCACAGTCAACCTGCTTCTACACCTGGCgatgcagcagcacaaaggaagtTTGTATTAGCTGATGCCCTGACAACTGCTAAGAGGGAGCAGCAAACAGAGAACAGACACTGTACTGAAAAAACATCACCACGCTCTAGGAGACAGGCTCTGGGAAAGAACAGAGATCCTGAACTGCTGCAGCACCTACCCTCAGCAGTGGTTAACAAAAGCAGGTGTTCACTGATCCAAGAGACCTGACTGCCCCATTCAGGCTATGCCAGAAGGGGTTTCTGTTCCAAACTCATTTTCAAACCCTATGTGCAGCTGAGCCCTCAGCAGCCAACTGTACGACATAGTTCCCACCTGCATGTAACCGTGCAATCCCCTCTGACATTGCAGCAGTGCTGAAGATTGCTTCAGATTCTGTACCAGTCCAACACAGGGATCAAGTGGGAAAAAAGAGGTGGAAGAacaggaagcaaagagaaataccAGCAGGAGTTCCTAATTGTGCTGCCTGGAACATCTTCTGCATCACAGACTTCCCATAAAGTCCACTTTAATTGATCCAACAATTATTTTGCTCTTGATTCTGGTTTGTTGTATTCAACACTCTCTAAGCTttcaattttctattttaaaaacaatttgttcATATTTAGCTGGCAAAACTAGGCCTCATCTTTGTGTTTGCTCTTGTTACTGGCTGCTTTAACAGGGTTTGCCTGTTAGAGCTATACGAAGTCATTAAAAGCATGTGGGATACACAGACTTAGGCTTAAGTAAAATCCACTTGGGTAGAAGGTTCCTAAATGGGACTGTCAGGGTGACTGGATGTAATCAAAGCACTTTACACTTTTTGAAACTATTATCTCAGATTTTCTGTAGACTCAATAATACTATTAACAGTTTATATTcactttaaagcattttttgcaACTCTGAGAAAAAGTTATAAGCAAACACTAGAAACTGATGTACCAGAAAGATATACCAGTTTAGTTGTTTTTAACCTCAATTTTATCATTACAGTTAAAGCTAGCTTCAAAATGTCTTAAACTGGGGATATCAGCAGATGGGCCCTAGTATACCATGCTGTAACTTTTTAAGGTGGCTTCAGCTGTCGTTATTCACCCAGGCCCTGTCTCAGGCTAGCATCTCCCTGTGACAGGCAGCAGAATGGAAATGTGCTTGTGCTTCAGctgctttaaggaaaataatatggGTACTTATAGCTTTGACAAATTCTCGTGGCTTTTGTAGCAGTTGTTAAATTAATGTCCCAGTGCTTTAACAGAAGTTATACTCCCACTGCAAAATTGGCAGGAGGAAACAAGGGCCAGGAACCAATTACTCCAATGCGAAAGTCAGTATCTCACCAACAATAAGCAGAGACAGTGAGCTTGAATTCGGACCTTGGATACACAAAATTTGTCAGTCTGTCAATGCCCTTAAACCATTAATGGACTATGGAATTTCTGAAATAGGGCCACGTAGATGATTAAAGGATTGGAGCACCCATCAGACGAGgagagactgagagagctgggactctttagcctggagaagagataGCTCAGGGGGATCTTATCAGTGTGTACAAAATACCTCAGCCAGACTGagtgtttctctcctttcaccactgcctgctctgcccctcAGGCTGGACAGAGAGGTGTGTTTGTGGAAAAATGTTTGGGGAGAAATGCCCCATGATAGAGACTTCAGTGCAAAGCAGCATCAGGAGTGCTGGGACCTCTCCTCTCCATTACATCAGGTAATGGTGCAAAACATCCACCCCAGAACAATGCTTTCTTCACCCATCCTTCTGCACACCTTGGGACATGACAGCTTCACTGCCATGGGGAAAGGATTGAGGCTCTTCCACATCCCGtcactttgttttgctgctggcagagcagaagtggtgccagcaggctcaggctggaagggagcagaaacagatgagaagcagaaatggGGGCAAAGTGGGACACCTATACCTGGGACATCCTAAACTGGGCTGTCTGTATTAAATTGCACAAGGTGGTCCTGACAATTACGCATCTAATAATTTTGGAGCTGGCATCATGAAGATTTGAGTCCAAGGACATCTGGGCACTGATGGAAATATAACATGAAATGAGCCACGTAACCTCTCAGGTGACTGTGACAGAACTGCCCATAACCCAGCCTACTATCTTTGTGTCTTGCTGCTACAGGGAactccagcaaaacaaaaagagctaCACACATTTTCTTGACAGTTTCCACACCATTGCcaagcactctttttttttttcttctttcttttttcaatccttcctgcttcctttgGTACACAGCATTTTCTACGgtctttttttccactcctgCAGCCATCTTCCAGCTTCTGGTCTGCGATGTAGACACAGTGAAAACTCAATAACCACGGTTATTAAGCAGGTATTCTATAGTACGGTGCCGGGTGTGGGGGATATCGCTCCGTCTAACGCACACACCGAGAGTTACTGGCAGTGTGCTTATGTTAAtagcatatatacatattaatttcatttcctgtgaGTCTCTTGCATATTCATCAGGTCTCCAAAGAATCATTAACGTAGGTTCCCGCCCCTATTCGCATGCATGCTAGAGTCCTTGGGTGGTCGTCCAGCATTCTCTAGTGGTCTTTTGATGAAGGCCAGAAGTCTTCCTCCCTGCTAAAATTCtgacctttcctttctttgactTCAGCAGTCCAAGCCATTTCTTGCTGGTTCTGTTATCTTTGTGCATACAGTCTTTTACTCCCTTATCTTTAGGGTTGTCCTGTCGTTGTGGTTAACATACAGTTGCGTTACCACAACTCAACGTAACTGCATGTCTGAGGTTCCACTATCCAGTGAGGAATATAGACAGAGATGGACGAAGTGTAAGAGATCGAGAAAAGACATCATAATGGGAGCAACTTTGAGTACTGTTGATAAAATGACCCCTCTGGGTTGTATCTTGGCccattggaaggatattggcAGGCCACCCAGAGGAGACGTTAATCCTAAAATCTTAGTTAAGTATTGTAACCAATGGTggacttaaaacaaacaaaaacgaaCAAACTAATGTCTCAGTGTAACTAAACTGCCCAGCTTGGCAGATCCCAACAGCACAATGCCCAAACACTCCTCCAGACACAGGCTAGCATCCATGTATGAAAACGGCgagtatttgttttatatttcaacACTCGGGAACCCGCTGGGAACCAGAGTGGATGGTCGTGCCTGGAAGCGTGCTTGGAGCACGACGCGTCGAAGCATCTCAGCGTGCATCTCCTGTGCATTCCTGGCCTCAGCACCGCGCCGTGCTCTCGATTTGCCCCTGTTGGTCCCGGTTTGCCCCGGTTCGTCCCGGTTTGCCCCCCGGTGCCGGCGAACCGGTGCCTCGACCCCCTGGCTCCCCGGCGAAGGAGGGCGCAGGCGGTGCCGGCACCCTGCGGGGGTCAGCCCGGGCGGGACCGCGCGGCGCGTTCCTGGCTCCCGGCCGGCAGCGGGAGCTGGGCGGCTCCCCGGCCCCGGACCGACCCCGACTccgccctgcccctgccccttcccctccctcccgtcccgtcccgtcccgtcccgtcccgtccctccCCTGCGCCGCAGCGGAGCGGGGCTCGGAAGATGGAGGGCTACCGGCGGTTCCTGGCGCTGCTCGTCTCGGCGCTGCTGCTCGGCTTCGTGGCGGTCGTCTGCTCCCTCGTCTGGGTCTTCCGCTACCGCGAGGGGCTCGGCTGGGACGGCGGCGCGGCGGAGTTCAACTGGCACCCCGTCCTCGTCGTCACCGGCTTCGTCTTCGTCCAGGGCATCGGTGcgtgggggccggggggcggccggcggggagggaaggcaaggcaagggaagggaaggagagggaaaggaagggaaggcaaggcagCGCTCACACCGAGACGGGACAAAGGGTCCTTTGTAGTAAGGCGATgcgtgtttttgttgttttctttttctttatttcttttttttccttcccttcgAGCACTTGTTTACCCTGGCCCGGATTTCGTAGCGCTTTGCGCAGTGCTCCCGAGGTGTGTTTTCCTAGCCAGCCTCGGTTCGGGGGAGCTGGGAACCGAAATGCCAGAACTGCTGCCCAAGGAAAGTTTCTCTCTTTTGGCTGCATCCCTGCTGGCTCGCTCTCCTGAGTCTCCCGAGGAGAAAGGAAAGTTCAGCACCACTGAAGCCAGACCCAGGAGCGGGGCTGGTGCCAGGGAAGTCGTAGCACCAAAAGCATCGCCATGGCGCAGTTCGTCGGTGCGGATGTTGTGTAAATCCTTTTGTGAAATCcatcttttaaattaacttttaattcTGTTGCCTGAGTaatataaaaaattattatgGTGGGGTGGGATCACTTTTCAATAGTGCATGAACATTTGATTGCATAGAGTTCAGCCTCAGACTAACTTAAAAGTGTCCCGTTACTTGCAACGTGAACGGTGCCTTTTCTTCCATCACACACCGTTCCTGTGTTAGGCCTTGAGGGCAAGCACTGTTCTTTGATGCCAACAGGAACGTGGGGTTTGAGCTATGTGTTTTTGCTGTTAGGGTAATGAGCTAATTCCAAGCAAATGACTAAATTAGAGATGATACAGTTGATAAATGGTAAGAATTTAGGAGAGATAAATGCAATACTCTCAGGAAAGCTTAAAAAGCAGATAATGATAGAGCACCACGGAGATGCTAACTAGCCAGGTAATTTGTTTGAACTAAAGCTtaataatgcaaaaaataagGGCACCGGACAGTACCTTAAAAATTCTGAAACTTGGGAGTTAATATCTATGCTAATGGCATTAAAACTAATGGGGAAATTTGACAGAGATAACAGCTCCCATCGGTATGTTCTGATGAAGTTGGAGACAAAATTCTTGCTAGTTTCAACATTCAGAGAATACACTAAGAAACATCAGTAATTTCTCAAAGAAGGGCACATGAATGTTGCAGGCAACAGTGGAAATTCTTCCAGTTTTACCACTGACTTCTCAGGGGGAGGTGAGGGGAAGACTTTACTGTTCTTAAGTAACAAAGAGCCTCTAGAGGCTTAAAGCATAAATgtaaacagaagtatttttcctttgtaataaGAGGAATTAACTTAGAATTTCATTGCTAGTAACCTTATTTACATTTGCTTCGTTGCTGAATGATAGATTGCACTCACCCCGCCAGGAAACATGTCCAGCACATCTGGACATTCATTCCTGTGGAACGTGGTGTTTGGATCGCATGTGTGCTCactctgcagcaggagcccagccaGTCGGAGGCTGGAAGATGCAGGAATGGGTGGCTGCCCAATTCTGGTTATGCAGGGAATTTGGTGATCTGAACAGATGctgcaaatttaattttctcagcGGCAGTGGGGTGTGTTCTGTGCTTCATGGCTTTAAGTTACAAATAAGTTTTGAGCAATAAAAATTCTTTGAAGCTGTTTTATATAATGTTGCTCAATAAGTCATGTGAAGTGTAATTTCAGGCTATAAATAAGTAATGAAGAACACCTGTTGACTTCACTAAGATAAATAGTACTTATTGTGATCAAACtactgtgctttttctttttaaagacctagaattttcacagaaaatagggggaggttttctgcagaacttcTTCCTACTCATTTGCTTCTATTTCCTCTGAAACTCAGTTTGCCCCTGTTTCAGAGTAAGGATGTTTCCTCAAGCCTTGTGTAGGCAAGAGTAGTTGTAAAGTAAATGAAAGTTTACTGTGGCtcggaaaaaaaagaacatacacAAGAAATTCATTAATAATAGAGCATTATTTGGAGTTGGAAATTCTGTTACATAATACAAAAAGCAAAGTTGCGGACTGATGGAGTATTATATAAAATTagatgaaacagcagcagatcaGACATTACTCTGGATCTGATTGAATTCAGTGGCAGACTTCTGTCAACtacatttcaaagtaatttgGATGAGTCTGGGGAGCAGCTTATTTCTTTGGGCAgatacaagaaaaagaagtctttaAGTAGTTAAACGTGGAAAGGAATAGCTAAGTAGCTAACCTTGGTTAAATTTGTGCACAGGATTTGAAGTAGTAGCTAAATCGCCTGTTTCTTGAGTTCACTAAAGTCTTTACAAAGGATAGAACTGTACTGTTGGTCTGTGGGAGGCAGAAGGGATGACCATAATAATGTGGATGTGGGGAAGCACATCGCTGTATATATCTTGtcacacaaatgaaaaagctgtAGGCATGGTAGTATTAATACTAACTATACGTGGATAAGAACCTGTGACAGTTTATGTTGGATACTGAGGAACAGCAGAGTGGGTTTTGGGGTTGTGGAAAATTGGTTAAAGACAGAACAATGAGGATGGGGTAGCCTCTCATCCTGCTCTACACTATGTCTCTCACCCTTGGGTCAGTCTTTTATGGTATTTATTAGTTACATTTAACCTCTGCACAATAAAGTTTGCAGTGAGGTTGATGCTATGTCTTGGAAGATACTGGCACAATTAATATTCCTCATCAGATATGATTTATAAATATCATgtaatgtgtattttaaacagGCTTAAAATGAGGACATGGCCTAAAGACAGCAATACATCGATAAAAGAGTATAACATGAATGTTACATAAGAGatcttgcagagaaaaaaagaaggaaaaatcctgGCCTACCACATTACCGTGTGGTGTTCAAGAGTCACTTAAATGTCAcgttggatggggctttgagcaacctcaTCTAGTGAAAGGCATCCCTTTCCGTGCCAGGGGGGTTGtactagatgacctttaaagacccttccaacccaagctattcCACAACTCTGAGAAATTTCATCTCTATGGATGAAATTAGGTAAATGGGTGAGACAGTGTAACAGCTCACTCTGGCTGAAACATCCTacatttttcctccactttGCCCTTTCAGCTTTCTCCTTGACTCTGGCTTCATCTTCCTCCTGCCTCATTTGTGCCATCTCTGGCTGTTGTCAGACCCATAAACAACCCTTTCCCTGCCACCCTACTcctccagtatttttttatttttatttttttaatagaaagttGAATTGTCTTCACAGAAGTTCTCAGAAGTGCCACAGATGGGAAAAGGGAGATAGTGGGCAAGGTGCAACAGCCAGGAGAGCAAGTGCAACTCTATTTTGAAGTAATCATattctttcaaatttaaatcATATTCTTTCAACTTTAAATCATATCTAAAGATAATGCTTGCTCCACATTATCTGACAAACACAATTACCTCTGCTTCGAATATAACAAAACAtctgataaaaggaaaaatggttaATTCCTGGAGTTTCTAACGTTCACTGAGCTTTAGAAATCTGAGGAATTTGAAGGGC from Oxyura jamaicensis isolate SHBP4307 breed ruddy duck chromosome 7, BPBGC_Ojam_1.0, whole genome shotgun sequence encodes the following:
- the LOC118169546 gene encoding cytochrome b reductase 1, with product MPHDRDFSAKQHQECWDLSSPLHQSGWSCLEACLEHDASKHLSVHLLCIPGLSTAPCSRFAPVGPGLPRFVPVCPPVPANRCLDPLAPRRRRAQAVPAPCGGQPGRDRAARSWLPAGSGSWAAPRPRTDPDSALPLPLPLPPVPSRPVPSRPSPAPQRSGARKMEGYRRFLALLVSALLLGFVAVVCSLVWVFRYREGLGWDGGAAEFNWHPVLVVTGFVFVQGIAIIVYRLPWTWKCSKLLMKFIHAGLNTIAMILAIVSMVAVFEYHNARKIPNMYSLHSWIGLTAVIFYSLQLFLGFAVFLLPFAPVPLRAALMPIHVYSGLLIFVAVIASALMGITEKLLFSLPAYSESPPEAIFVNCLGLLIVAFGALILWMASRPHWKRPPEENAQVQRPNGGAPEGVEAESTMTDCSNADRSDAGFNSDAARKRNFKLDEAGQRSTM